A single genomic interval of Spinacia oleracea cultivar Varoflay chromosome 6, BTI_SOV_V1, whole genome shotgun sequence harbors:
- the LOC110798870 gene encoding pentatricopeptide repeat-containing protein At5g15280, mitochondrial: MLHRIASTHLLTSIVNQVCSSSFFFPLKYHQFILSAFLSNSSSSNKSSNTHFNAPTITAPLVGNLVFSKYSHFWEHRIDRYTIANSSLNQLILNISYVCPEICRKFLRVSSWEAENVLEVLLGFQLGSGNLRIDVEVVESLWEIFRRVSVRNGGFKHLPRSYEVMASVLVNVGMFREVESLLSTAETRGILLANEEISGGIVEGYINLGELGKAILMYDTMRELCLAPSLSCYRSLLGLLMKEDKINQAIRVYEDMVDVGFEIGDVDAKNLGSLIGFLCWEGEIREARKFLKKIVGSGWKPSTEILSEIADVYYEKKDFEDLLSFFIEMKCAPDVLVGNRIISSLCSNFGIGRADKFMMELENLGFVPNEITFGIYICWSCLDGRIRDAFCYLSEILSRGLKPDRHSYNALISTMFKEGIQDHAREILNEMIDTGIKPNLATYRVLLAGYSMSRQFNEVQLMMREMVNHGLIVLSPTDNPLSKAFAILGLDPLTVKVKRDNDVKNFRTEFVDALGNGLYLDTDVDNFEKTLTGVLQESLIPDFNLLVMRECDVKNVKKALSMVDEMLQWGQELSLPVLSALVRLVCRSTCHVKAIPDFLDKVFQLFRKLDHETLNFVVEALGKNRFVDQCRLFLHEMYRRHLPIFSATYTASLVSLCQFGRKSDLIYCWSLAGKDNWSPEWDDFIIILENLCRRRMLKEALELFDMMLKVNPGLGTQICDVFLEKLSLNGFTGVGDILVYELKRKNFELDCSAYSHLIKGYCLEKRFSEALIIFDKIRSDSSALSMDALLLLIPQLCKVNRLKEAVALKDAGSKDHPYTLFSLHSALIIGCCRAGKVAEADGLLLGMLLQNMHPKDEIFNALLHAHCHNSSLKTTEKLICIMMKRGICLSVSSYRDLIYLLCKKGMFYSAQGLKSLVVVRNNIPFSVVYNILIFRLFQTGKHYLVDVLVDELEESGQQLDEVGYNFLIHGFSACKDMKRSMKFFNDMINKGLRPSNRSLRAVIHYLCRNGQVQNALELNNQIESRRWILCPSVHYAIMEGLFLDGRIQQAERFVSQIMEKGSTPETIYYNNLIRNFCRYGRLETAVNLLDQILKNKSIPDASSYDCIIQSFCGYNNVERSMDFFNEMFHRNLKPSIGTWDMMIQTFCKNGKTNDAESLLMSMIEVGETPTKGMYSLVIDRYQLENNLSKASELLYRMQQQGYEPDFVTQWSLISSLSNSYDEISNNGNQGFLSKLLVKSGFPSESPKSKMK; the protein is encoded by the coding sequence CAGAGAATGTGCTTGAAGTTTTACTAGGGTTTCAATTGGGCAGTGGGAATTTGAGGATTGACGTTGAAGTTGTTGAATCTTTGTGGGAAATTTTTAGGAGGGTTAGTGTTAGAAATGGGGGGTTTAAGCATTTACCTCGATCTTATGAGGTTATGGCATCTGTGCTTGTTAATGTGGGGATGTTTAGGGAGGTTGAATCTTTGTTATCGACTGCGGAAACCCGAGGAATTTTACTTGCTAATGAGGAAATTTCCGGTGGTATTGTTGAGGGATATATTAATCTAGGTGAATTGGGTAAGGCAATTTTGATGTATGATACAATGAGGGAGCTGTGTTTAGCTCCGTCATTGTCGTGTTATCGTTCTTTACTTGGCCTTTTGATGAAGGAAGATAAAATTAACCAAGCGATCCGTGTTTATGAGGATATGGTTGATGTGGGTTTTGAAATTGGTGATGTTGATGCTAAGAATTTGGGGAGTTTAATTGGTTTTCTATGTTGGGAGGGGGAGATTAGGGAAGCTAGGAAGTTTCTTAAGAAAATTGTGGGTAGTGGATGGAAGCCTAGTACAGAGATTTTGAGTGAGATTGCAGATGTGTACTACGAGAAAAAAGATTTCGAAGATCTCTTGAGTTTCTTCATTGAGATGAAATGTGCCCCTGATGTATTGGTTGGTAATAGGATTATATCTTCATTGTGCAGTAATTTTGGTATAGGAAGAGCAGATAAATTTATGATGGAGTTGGAGAATTTAGGTTTTGTTCCCAATGAGATAACCTTTGGAATCTATATCTGTTGGAGTTGCCTTGATGGAAGAATAAGAGATGCCTTTTGTTACCTCTCGGAGATTTTGTCAAGAGGCCTGAAACCTGATAGGCACTCCTATAATGCACTTATctctactatgttcaaggaagGTATACAAGATCATGCTCGAGAAATTCTCAATGAAATGATTGATACTGGGATAAAACCCAACCTTGCAACTTATAGAGTGCTTTTAGCTGGGTATTCTATGTCCAGGCAGTTCAATGAGGTTCAACTTATGATGAGAGAGATGGTGAATCATGGTTTGATTGTTCTTTCCCCTACAGATAATCCATTATCCAAAGCATTCGCTATTTTGGGGCTAGATCCATTGACCGTAAAGGTGAAGAGGGACAATGATGTTAAGAATTTCAGAACAGAATTTGTTGATGCTTTGGGGAATGGTCTTTATCTAGACACGGATGTGGATAATTTTGAGAAGACTTTAACCGGTGTTCTTCAAGAATCCTTGATTCCGGATTTTAACTTGCTCGTGATGAGGGAGTGTgatgttaaaaatgttaaaaAGGCATTGTCGATGGTGGATGAGATGCTTCAGTGGGGACAAGAATTATCGCTTCCTGTTCTCTCTGCGTTGGTAAGATTGGTATGTCGATCAACCTGCCATGTCAAGGCCATTCCAGATTTCCTAGATAAAGTGTTTCAGCTCTTTAGAAAGCTAGATCATGAGACCCTCAATTTTGTAGTCGAGGCTTTAGGGAAAAATAGGTTTGTAGATCAGTGCAGGTTATTCCTTCATGAAATGTACAGAAGGCATCTTCCAATCTTCAGTGCAACATATACTGCATCACTTGTGTCTTTATGCCAGTTTGGGAGAAAGAGTGACCTTATTTACTGCTGGAGTCTTGCAGGGAAAGACAACTGGTCACCTGAATGGGATGATTTTATCATTATTTTGGAAAATTTATGCCGCAGAAGAATGCTTAAAGAAGCACTTGAGCTTTTTGACATGATGCTGAAAGTGAACCCTGGCTTGGGAACTCAAATTTGTGATGTGTTTCTTGAAAAACTTTCTTTAAATGGTTTCACCGGTGTAGGGGATATCTTGGTTTATGAACTTAAACGGAAGAATTTTGAGTTGGATTGCTCTGCTTATAGCCATCTTATTAAAGGATACTGTCTGGAGAAAAGATTTTCAGAAGCACTAATTATATTTGATAAAATTCGATCAGATAGTTCAGCTTTGTCGATGGATGCTCTTCTATTGTTAATACCTCAGCTTTGCAAGGTTAACAGACTCAAAGAAGCAGTTGCTTTAAAAGATGCTGGTTCCAAGGACCATCCGTACACCTTGTTCTCCCTTCACAGTGCTCTTATTATTGGTTGCTGCAGGGCGGGAAAGGTTGCAGAGGCAGATGGTTTATTGTTAGGAATGCTTTTGCAAAATATGCATCCAAAGGATGAGATTTTTAATGCTCTACTTCATGCTCATTGCCATAATAGTAGTCTGAAGACAACTGAAAAGCTAATTTGCATCATGATGAAGAGGGGTATCTGTCTCTCAGTTTCCAGCTACCGGGATCTGATATACCTGTTATGCAAAAAGGGAATGTTTTACTCTGCTCAGGGGCTGAAGAGTCTCGTGGTTGTTAGAAATAATATTCCATTTTCCGTTGTATATAACATTTTAATTTTCCGTCTCTTCCAAACAGGGAAACATTACCTTGTTGATGTACTTGTGGATGAACTAGAAGAAAGTGGGCAGCAACTTGATGAAGTTGGTTACAATTTTCTGATACATGGGTTTTCAGCTTGCAAAGACATGAAAAGGTCGATGAAATTCTTTAACGACATGATTAATAAGGGCCTTAGACCAAGCAACCGTAGTCTGAGAGCAGTAATACACTACTTATGTAGAAATGGGCAGGTTCAGAATGCTTTAGAATTGAATAACCAGATTGAGTCAAGAAGGTGGATTCTTTGTCCAAGTGTGCATTATGCAATTATGGAGGGACTTTTCTTGGATGGTAGAATACAACAAGCAGAAAGATTTGTATCTCAAATCATGGAGAAAGGTTCAACTCCTGAAACCATCTACTACAACAATTTAATACGGAACTTCTGCCGATATGGGAGACTGGAAACAGCAGTAAATCTCCTGGATCAAATTCTGAAGAACAAAAGCATACCTGATGCGTCCTCTTACGACTGCATTATCCAAAGTTTCTGTGGGTACAACAACGTGGAACGCAGTATGGATTTCTTTAATGAGATGTTTCATAGGAATCTTAAACCAAGCATTGGGACATGGGACATGATGATTCAGACGTTTTGCAAGAACGGAAAAACCAATGATGCAGAAAGCCTTCTGATGTCGATGATCGAAGTTGGTGAAACTCCTACAAAGGGGATGTACTCTTTAGTGATTGATAGATATCAGTTGGAGAACAACTTGTCCAAGGCATCAGAATTGCTGTACAGAATGCAGCAACAAGGTTATGAACCTGATTTTGTAACTCAGTGGTCCCTTATTAGCAGCTTAAGCAACTCCTATGATGAGATAAGTAACAATGGCAATCAAGGTTTTCTCTCAAAGCTGCTTGTGAAAAGTGGATTTCCTTCAGAAAGTCCCAAGTCCAAAATGAAGTAG